A part of Limihaloglobus sulfuriphilus genomic DNA contains:
- a CDS encoding PEP-CTERM sorting domain-containing protein (PEP-CTERM proteins occur, often in large numbers, in the proteomes of bacteria that also encode an exosortase, a predicted intramembrane cysteine proteinase. The presence of a PEP-CTERM domain at a protein's C-terminus predicts cleavage within the sorting domain, followed by covalent anchoring to some some component of the (usually Gram-negative) cell surface. Many PEP-CTERM proteins exhibit an unusual sequence composition that includes large numbers of potential glycosylation sites. Expression of one such protein has been shown restore the ability of a bacterium to form floc, a type of biofilm.), whose amino-acid sequence MKKLILVVLLMVSIPLLAVDYEWNNNSGDNDFVNLNNWYEIGTTNLPAGPFTADDNLLVELAGADKAVLNSASAGRWLRAGWNDNTSGEIEIAAGADLNLSDSVYLGFGTNTTATINMSGGSLSANSSYTTIANSGQAYLNVSGGTYSSDRMSVGNGAGGRGEVNASGTGQMTFAADIYVGQNGEGYLNVSDDAGFSARSMTTGRYATGTGETNVSGSGQFTLSGYATFGNNAGNGTLNASGGSFTANRMNVGLGDAGSVGEINVSGTGQVIIDTYSTFGNTGQGFLNVSGGSFSADRMTLGQNGGFGQVTVSGTGSFELADYLTSNTGDLLFRLEGSQASVAMGGNIRSSSDFGSYIFEFALDGANGVGDGIFAQTGITLNEGVKIDLEFIGAAVDGTYTIMSTPDVFNDFTTSGLLSDDSVAAGWTYDIVTGDTLTELQVTIPEPATMLLLLGGGMIALKRRKTE is encoded by the coding sequence ATGAAGAAGTTGATTTTAGTGGTACTGTTAATGGTTTCTATACCGTTGCTGGCAGTTGATTACGAGTGGAACAATAATTCCGGAGACAATGATTTCGTGAATTTGAATAACTGGTACGAAATTGGCACTACCAACCTTCCCGCAGGGCCGTTTACTGCCGATGACAACCTGCTTGTCGAGCTTGCAGGTGCAGACAAGGCGGTTCTAAATTCGGCTTCAGCAGGAAGATGGCTTCGTGCAGGCTGGAATGACAATACTTCCGGCGAAATCGAGATCGCGGCAGGTGCCGACCTGAATCTGAGCGATTCAGTATATCTGGGCTTCGGCACGAACACTACCGCCACAATCAACATGAGTGGTGGTTCACTAAGCGCCAACAGCAGTTATACAACTATCGCAAATTCTGGACAGGCTTATTTGAACGTATCCGGCGGTACCTACAGCTCAGACAGGATGAGTGTAGGCAACGGTGCCGGCGGCCGCGGCGAGGTTAATGCAAGCGGAACCGGACAGATGACTTTTGCCGCAGATATCTATGTTGGTCAGAACGGCGAAGGATATCTGAATGTTTCAGACGATGCCGGCTTCAGTGCCAGAAGTATGACTACGGGCAGATATGCAACCGGTACAGGCGAAACTAATGTAAGCGGCTCGGGCCAGTTTACTTTATCAGGCTATGCGACATTTGGAAACAATGCCGGCAATGGAACCTTGAATGCCTCCGGAGGATCTTTTACTGCCAACAGAATGAATGTTGGTTTAGGCGATGCCGGCAGTGTCGGTGAGATCAATGTAAGCGGAACCGGGCAGGTAATTATTGATACCTATTCCACTTTCGGCAATACCGGCCAGGGATTCTTGAATGTTTCCGGCGGTTCATTCAGCGCTGACAGGATGACTTTAGGTCAAAATGGCGGCTTTGGTCAGGTTACTGTAAGCGGTACTGGAAGTTTTGAATTAGCTGATTACCTTACAAGCAATACCGGTGATTTGCTGTTCAGATTAGAAGGCTCTCAGGCAAGTGTCGCAATGGGCGGCAACATCCGCTCCAGCTCGGATTTCGGAAGTTATATATTTGAGTTCGCGCTTGATGGTGCCAACGGTGTCGGCGACGGCATTTTTGCCCAGACCGGTATAACACTCAATGAAGGCGTGAAGATAGACCTTGAATTCATCGGCGCTGCAGTTGACGGTACTTATACGATTATGTCAACACCTGATGTGTTTAATGACTTCACAACAAGCGGTCTGCTCAGTGATGATTCGGTTGCTGCCGGCTGGACTTATGATATTGTTACAGGCGATACTCTCACAGAGCTGCAGGTTACAATACCTGAGCCGGCAACTATGCTGCTTCTTCTCGGCGGCGGCATGATCGCTCTGAAACGACGTAAAACTGAATAG
- a CDS encoding LacI family DNA-binding transcriptional regulator: protein MGIQKIANLAGVSKATVSRALNKPDMVSPDTVEKINNAMKQTGYLPKSRKTKKNQKNIGILIIGRDMFMEYSPARWRMLHGMQDALKQTGANLFIEQVPSNKPLPEHVNKSDVDGLIVLGNSSNSDILAKLESIPSVWVNSQGSNDKDNALARNQLVGQMAAQHLVSRGHKNLAFFKVFTKHTALEMDGDFFEFTAMRSGCNVTVFQGQESFPENDSIHSWQQLQKTVEETMRDICEFTPRITGLFVPVGQVVVMCYQKLQKLGVKPGKDIEIVGCGCENAMLASLSPMPANISINTEIIGRRAVEQLLWRIANPKESATVNITVMPTINENDSKKPI from the coding sequence ATGGGTATTCAAAAAATAGCAAATTTAGCAGGTGTTTCAAAGGCCACCGTATCAAGAGCCTTAAACAAACCGGATATGGTATCACCGGATACGGTTGAAAAAATAAATAACGCAATGAAACAAACCGGATACCTGCCAAAATCCCGAAAAACAAAAAAAAACCAGAAAAATATCGGAATCTTAATTATCGGCAGGGATATGTTTATGGAATATTCGCCCGCGCGCTGGCGAATGCTGCACGGTATGCAGGATGCTCTCAAGCAAACAGGAGCCAACCTCTTCATCGAGCAGGTACCTTCAAACAAGCCTCTGCCCGAACATGTTAACAAGTCTGATGTTGACGGCCTTATAGTCCTGGGTAACAGCAGCAACTCTGATATACTTGCCAAGCTCGAGTCTATACCGTCTGTCTGGGTTAATTCCCAGGGAAGCAACGACAAAGACAATGCGCTGGCACGAAATCAGCTTGTCGGGCAAATGGCTGCCCAGCACCTGGTTTCCCGCGGCCACAAGAATCTGGCATTCTTTAAGGTATTTACAAAACACACAGCTCTGGAGATGGACGGTGATTTCTTTGAATTTACCGCTATGCGCTCAGGCTGCAATGTAACGGTCTTTCAAGGTCAGGAGAGCTTTCCCGAAAATGACAGCATACATTCCTGGCAGCAGCTGCAGAAAACCGTTGAAGAGACAATGAGAGATATTTGCGAATTCACGCCGCGTATAACAGGTCTTTTTGTACCCGTAGGCCAGGTAGTGGTAATGTGTTACCAGAAACTCCAAAAGCTGGGCGTTAAACCGGGCAAAGACATTGAAATCGTCGGCTGCGGGTGCGAAAATGCCATGCTTGCATCACTTTCTCCGATGCCGGCAAATATAAGCATTAACACAGAGATAATAGGCAGAAGAGCCGTCGAACAGCTTCTGTGGAGGATCGCCAACCCAAAAGAGTCCGCTACGGTAAATATAACTGTTATGCCGACAATCAATGAGAATGATTCAAAAAAGCCGATTTGA
- a CDS encoding AraC family transcriptional regulator: MKSREKHAESRLPITIPAMLTTTGHRLARNNVRNHAHDYTELILVTQGTCIVKTQDKTLSGKAGDLFIIPPRLSHFQPEEDWVGTSYIGFYCRKDYFNCSFRVISLKNEIYIPRWIEDLIDIHTLIMDSSLYEEIAVGILCSIIARIKQIEMHIEEAKSTPPALRKAIEKIQKNYTKVISVEEIAESADISASYLTKLFKRHLGCSPIQYQQKLRMRLARRYLLNPYMTVKQTAQKCGYESTNLFIRQFKKNHKISPGKWQQQFTEKI, from the coding sequence ATGAAAAGCAGGGAAAAACATGCTGAATCTCGGTTGCCGATAACTATACCCGCGATGCTTACAACCACCGGCCATAGACTGGCCAGAAACAATGTCCGCAACCACGCACACGATTACACCGAGCTGATACTGGTCACTCAGGGCACCTGCATTGTAAAAACGCAAGACAAAACACTCTCAGGCAAAGCCGGCGATCTGTTCATAATCCCGCCGCGACTTTCGCATTTTCAGCCCGAAGAGGACTGGGTCGGCACATCTTACATTGGCTTCTACTGCCGCAAAGACTATTTCAACTGCTCATTTCGTGTCATTTCGCTGAAAAACGAAATCTATATACCCAGGTGGATTGAAGACCTGATAGATATCCATACGCTTATCATGGACAGCTCTCTCTACGAAGAAATTGCCGTAGGAATACTCTGCTCAATCATAGCCAGAATAAAACAGATCGAAATGCACATCGAAGAGGCAAAATCCACACCTCCCGCACTGCGTAAAGCCATCGAAAAAATTCAAAAAAACTACACGAAAGTTATCAGTGTAGAAGAAATTGCCGAAAGTGCCGACATAAGCGCCAGCTACCTCACCAAACTGTTCAAAAGACACCTCGGATGCAGCCCTATACAGTACCAGCAGAAACTGAGAATGCGATTAGCACGCAGATATCTGCTCAATCCTTATATGACAGTAAAACAAACAGCACAAAAGTGCGGCTATGAAAGTACCAATCTGTTTATAAGGCAGTTTAAAAAGAATCACAAGATATCGCCCGGAAAGTGGCAGCAGCAATTCACTGAGAAGATTTAA
- a CDS encoding dihydrodipicolinate synthase family protein, translated as MRKSNLMRPLKGIVPPMITPLLDRDTLDVEGLEKLIEHILGGGVHGLFILGTTGEAPSLSYDLRYELIKRTSKQVNGRVPLLVGVTDTSFSESIKLARFSAEQGADAAVLAPPYYFSQGQPELIEYIGHVTKELPLPLFLYNMPGCTKVHMDPETVMILSEYPRIIGLKDSSCDMMYFHKIRAMLKQNPEFAVLLGPEELLAESVLLGADGGVNGGANMFPSLYVALYNAAVKKDIDTVVELHKKVVQISMTIYSTGRYGSSVLKGIKCALGLMGVCNDFISEPFHRFRDPEREIIRKFLSEIKIDV; from the coding sequence ATGCGTAAATCAAATTTAATGCGTCCCTTAAAAGGCATAGTACCCCCGATGATCACACCCTTGCTCGACAGGGATACTTTAGATGTCGAGGGGCTTGAAAAACTCATAGAGCACATTCTTGGCGGTGGTGTTCACGGCTTATTTATACTCGGAACCACGGGAGAAGCGCCAAGCCTGAGCTATGACTTGCGGTATGAGCTGATTAAACGTACCTCCAAACAGGTGAACGGCCGGGTGCCGCTGCTGGTGGGAGTAACAGATACCTCTTTTTCCGAATCGATTAAACTTGCCAGGTTTTCAGCCGAGCAGGGGGCGGATGCGGCTGTTCTTGCACCGCCTTATTATTTTTCTCAGGGACAGCCGGAGTTGATAGAGTATATCGGCCATGTGACCAAAGAGCTTCCTCTGCCTCTGTTTCTCTACAACATGCCCGGATGCACAAAGGTACATATGGATCCCGAGACAGTCATGATTCTTTCTGAGTATCCCCGGATAATCGGCTTAAAGGACAGTTCATGTGATATGATGTATTTCCACAAAATCCGGGCGATGTTAAAGCAGAATCCAGAATTTGCAGTTCTTCTCGGCCCCGAGGAATTGCTTGCAGAGAGCGTTCTGCTCGGCGCTGATGGAGGCGTAAACGGAGGCGCGAACATGTTCCCATCGCTTTATGTCGCCCTGTATAACGCCGCGGTTAAAAAGGATATCGACACTGTGGTAGAGCTTCACAAAAAGGTTGTGCAGATCAGCATGACTATCTACAGCACCGGCAGATACGGCTCCAGTGTCTTAAAGGGCATTAAATGCGCACTTGGCCTTATGGGTGTATGCAACGATTTCATATCAGAGCCGTTTCACCGGTTCAGAGACCCTGAACGCGAGATAATCCGAAAGTTTCTCAGTGAAATAAAAATTGATGTGTAA
- a CDS encoding FG-GAP repeat domain-containing protein — MKAVKFKILLLNVLCLIVAVNAAVFERLQYNNPGLEVDLGVGLWAWPLPMDYDNDGDYDLVVSCTDKPYRGTYFFENTSGNVKMPVFKPPVKIADGIGNVQISYIDGKPRVLSPAKEHKIFSEKPLSETTKIFSTTKVHGTSGRIRANQWKYCDFDGDGSLDIIVGIGDWADYGWDNAYDENGVWQNGPLRGYVYLIKNNGSNEEPDYEEPRKINAAGKPIDVYGMPSPNIADFDGDGDLDIMCGEFVDKFTYFENIGTRNNPKYAAGRYLKYQGNVLTMDLCMIVPVAVDWDRDGDFDLVVGQEDGRVAFIENTGEAKDGLPQFLQPVFFKQQAADLKFGALVTPCSYDWDGDGDEDLVCGNTAGYIGFIENLGMKKGMPVWAEPVYLEADGEVIRIMAGINGSIQGPCERKWGYTVVTVADWDHDGLADIIANSILGEIVWFKNIGTKVSPKLAAAEKIKVEWQTETPPKPDWNWKKPENNELITQWRTSVAVRDFTGDGLNDLAAIDHEGYLSLFERFPENGELKLRPGQRVFTSKGASEYDAKGKALNDTDGLLRLNSGVAGRSGRRKFCFADWNNDGRPDLLVNSINVNYLENISKSANGYMFQDEGQVGEHVLAGHTTCPTAVNWNGSGKADLLIGGEDGCFYYCRNPYQTSE; from the coding sequence ATGAAAGCTGTAAAATTTAAAATATTGTTATTAAATGTTTTATGTTTGATTGTCGCTGTTAATGCCGCGGTGTTCGAACGTCTGCAATACAACAATCCTGGTTTAGAGGTTGATCTCGGCGTTGGCCTGTGGGCCTGGCCGCTGCCTATGGATTACGACAATGACGGTGATTACGACCTTGTCGTATCCTGCACGGATAAGCCTTACAGGGGTACATATTTCTTTGAGAATACCAGCGGAAATGTAAAAATGCCGGTTTTCAAACCGCCGGTGAAAATTGCCGACGGAATAGGCAATGTTCAAATTTCGTATATTGACGGTAAACCGAGAGTGCTCAGCCCCGCAAAAGAGCATAAAATCTTTTCAGAGAAACCCTTATCAGAAACAACTAAAATATTCAGCACAACCAAGGTTCACGGCACATCAGGGCGCATAAGGGCGAATCAGTGGAAGTATTGCGATTTTGACGGCGATGGCAGTTTAGATATTATTGTCGGCATCGGTGACTGGGCAGATTACGGCTGGGACAACGCGTATGATGAAAACGGCGTGTGGCAGAACGGGCCTTTACGCGGATATGTTTACCTCATAAAAAATAACGGCAGCAATGAAGAGCCGGACTACGAAGAGCCGCGAAAAATAAACGCAGCCGGTAAACCAATCGATGTTTACGGTATGCCTTCACCAAATATCGCGGATTTTGATGGAGATGGTGATTTAGATATTATGTGCGGCGAGTTTGTCGATAAATTTACCTATTTTGAAAATATCGGTACAAGAAACAATCCCAAATACGCCGCGGGCCGATACCTGAAGTATCAGGGTAATGTGCTCACAATGGATTTGTGTATGATCGTGCCTGTTGCGGTTGACTGGGACAGGGACGGCGATTTTGACCTTGTGGTCGGACAGGAAGACGGCAGGGTTGCTTTTATAGAAAACACCGGAGAGGCCAAAGACGGGCTGCCCCAATTTCTGCAGCCGGTTTTCTTTAAACAGCAAGCGGCTGACCTGAAATTCGGTGCTTTGGTTACGCCGTGCAGTTATGACTGGGACGGCGACGGCGATGAAGACCTTGTTTGCGGCAATACCGCCGGGTATATTGGCTTTATAGAAAATCTCGGCATGAAAAAAGGTATGCCCGTATGGGCAGAGCCGGTTTATCTTGAGGCAGACGGGGAGGTTATACGGATAATGGCAGGTATTAACGGTTCTATACAGGGGCCGTGCGAGCGTAAGTGGGGATACACGGTTGTAACTGTAGCGGACTGGGACCATGACGGGCTTGCAGACATAATTGCCAATTCCATTCTCGGAGAAATTGTCTGGTTTAAAAATATCGGAACCAAAGTCAGCCCGAAACTTGCCGCGGCAGAGAAAATAAAGGTAGAATGGCAAACAGAGACGCCGCCAAAACCCGACTGGAACTGGAAAAAGCCGGAGAACAACGAGCTTATAACGCAATGGCGCACCAGCGTAGCGGTCAGGGATTTTACCGGTGACGGACTTAATGACCTGGCAGCGATTGATCACGAAGGTTATCTTTCTTTGTTTGAGCGTTTTCCCGAAAATGGAGAGCTCAAACTGCGTCCCGGCCAGAGGGTTTTCACGTCTAAAGGCGCCTCTGAATATGATGCCAAAGGCAAGGCTCTCAATGATACTGATGGTCTCCTTCGTCTCAACAGCGGCGTTGCCGGCCGCAGCGGCAGGCGTAAATTCTGTTTCGCTGACTGGAATAATGACGGCAGGCCTGATCTGCTTGTAAACAGCATAAACGTAAACTATCTTGAAAATATTTCTAAATCCGCCAATGGCTATATGTTCCAGGACGAAGGCCAGGTGGGTGAGCACGTTCTTGCCGGGCATACTACCTGCCCAACGGCGGTTAACTGGAACGGCAGCGGTAAAGCTGATTTGCTCATCGGCGGCGAGGACGGATGTTTTTATTATTGCAGGAATCCATATCAAACATCTGAATAA
- the rbsK gene encoding ribokinase translates to MSGKNKVVVVGSSNMDLVAKTPRIPVAGETLSGTDFFMVPGGKGANQAVAAARLGADVVFVAKLGKDVFASRSIDNYRNAGIDISRIEQIEGVPSGIAMIAVEESGNNSIIVVPGANAKLGPADVTAAKDDIAAATVVVAQLEIPMETVLETAKAAQAVGAAFILDPAPAGELSDELLSMVDIIKPNETEAEAITGIKVSDRASAAKAADVLLDKGVKTVIITLGGRGFMLARGRSKEIIANHNVKVVDTTAAGDAFVGGLAFGIAAGKPLKDAAVYANYVAAVSVTRQGAQTSLPTQMEVAAIMNESS, encoded by the coding sequence ATGTCTGGAAAAAATAAAGTTGTTGTCGTGGGAAGCAGCAATATGGATCTGGTGGCAAAAACTCCCAGGATTCCTGTTGCCGGAGAGACCTTGAGCGGCACGGATTTTTTTATGGTACCCGGCGGTAAAGGTGCAAATCAGGCGGTTGCCGCCGCCAGGCTCGGCGCTGATGTGGTATTTGTGGCTAAACTTGGCAAAGATGTTTTCGCCTCACGCTCAATCGATAATTATAGAAATGCGGGAATTGATATAAGCCGCATTGAGCAGATAGAAGGCGTCCCGTCCGGCATTGCTATGATTGCTGTAGAGGAGAGCGGCAACAATTCCATTATAGTGGTGCCCGGAGCCAATGCAAAGCTTGGCCCGGCAGATGTAACAGCGGCCAAAGATGATATTGCCGCGGCGACGGTTGTCGTAGCGCAGCTTGAGATACCGATGGAGACGGTTTTAGAAACAGCAAAAGCCGCACAGGCCGTGGGTGCGGCGTTTATTCTCGATCCTGCCCCTGCCGGGGAGTTGAGTGATGAGCTTTTGTCGATGGTGGATATTATCAAGCCGAATGAAACAGAGGCCGAGGCAATTACCGGTATAAAGGTCTCCGACAGGGCCAGTGCGGCAAAAGCGGCAGATGTGCTGCTTGATAAGGGAGTCAAAACAGTTATTATCACACTTGGCGGCAGGGGGTTTATGCTGGCGAGAGGTAGAAGCAAGGAAATCATTGCAAATCATAATGTTAAGGTGGTTGACACCACTGCGGCCGGTGATGCCTTTGTCGGCGGGCTGGCATTTGGAATCGCCGCCGGCAAACCGCTCAAAGACGCGGCGGTTTATGCCAATTATGTTGCCGCGGTAAGCGTTACCAGGCAGGGGGCCCAGACTTCTCTGCCAACACAGATGGAAGTTGCCGCGATTATGAATGAGAGTTCGTGA
- a CDS encoding nucleoside hydrolase: MITKANNENYSQVKGLIIDTDLGNDIDDSLAMLVAYSLESAGECNILGVAVNKGNYYTALYADILNTFYGRSELEIGIARDGKTPNDGPFARAVAESKVDGEYKYPRSRTVFEMPAVDMYRKLLANAADDSVVIVSIGFLTNLAALLESGPDSYSELSGAELAAKKVSLLSVMAGNFSDVAKDECGNAGAEYNIRYDIPAAQTVCRHWPGETVFSGVEVGKQILYPARSIEDDFSWAEHHPVVDGYNLFKKMPYDRPTWDLTSVLYAVRPGDGYFDISRPGRVEVDDAGITHFKEKPHGTHKYLIVNPDKINDVKTLLVRLCSRNPETAQVCL; this comes from the coding sequence ATGATAACAAAGGCTAACAACGAAAATTATTCACAGGTTAAAGGTTTGATAATAGATACGGACCTTGGCAATGATATAGATGATTCTCTGGCGATGCTTGTGGCTTATTCTCTGGAAAGTGCCGGAGAATGCAATATCCTCGGTGTGGCGGTAAACAAGGGCAATTATTATACCGCCCTTTATGCCGACATCTTGAACACCTTTTACGGACGGAGTGAGCTTGAGATCGGTATTGCAAGAGATGGAAAGACTCCAAATGACGGGCCGTTCGCAAGAGCAGTTGCAGAATCGAAGGTTGACGGTGAATATAAATATCCCCGCAGCCGCACAGTTTTTGAGATGCCGGCTGTTGATATGTACAGGAAACTGCTGGCAAATGCCGCGGATGATTCTGTAGTTATAGTCAGCATCGGCTTTTTGACTAATCTTGCCGCGCTGCTTGAATCCGGGCCGGACAGTTATTCTGAGCTCAGCGGGGCGGAATTAGCTGCAAAGAAGGTGAGTTTGCTCTCTGTGATGGCAGGCAATTTTTCGGACGTTGCCAAAGATGAGTGCGGCAATGCAGGTGCCGAATACAACATCAGGTATGATATACCCGCGGCACAAACCGTCTGCAGGCACTGGCCCGGTGAGACTGTATTCAGCGGAGTAGAGGTTGGAAAACAGATACTATATCCGGCCAGAAGCATTGAGGATGATTTTAGCTGGGCGGAGCATCATCCGGTTGTGGATGGTTATAATCTCTTTAAGAAGATGCCCTATGACAGGCCGACGTGGGATTTGACGAGTGTCCTTTACGCAGTCAGGCCGGGTGACGGTTATTTTGATATTTCCAGGCCCGGCCGCGTTGAGGTGGACGATGCGGGCATTACGCATTTCAAGGAAAAACCGCACGGTACGCACAAATATTTGATTGTTAATCCTGATAAAATCAATGATGTAAAGACTTTATTGGTTCGTCTCTGTTCCAGGAATCCTGAAACAGCACAGGTTTGCTTATAA
- a CDS encoding mechanosensitive ion channel family protein, with amino-acid sequence MTYLAVIDQFTQWLDSIKYYAVFFIALMLAAFIINFILFKVMQRMGDRIRYLPCNSFTKHCSKPLKWVLILTALSIFIKFTPMKSGTADIVSHFMTLAIIAVGAWLIIKLTYVLDDFVTARFSVDKKDNLRARKVQTQLHVTKRIIIVIVSTIAIGAMLMTFENIRQIGTAILASAGIIGIIVGMAAQRTLGNFIAGLQIAFTQPIRIDDVVIVENEWGRIEEINLTYVVVKIWDQRRLIVPINYFIENSFQNWTRTSSDILGTVYIYTDYRVPVEAIRKQLQSILEESEHWDKKVCVLQVTNATESSVELRALMSAQDASTAWTLRCQVREKLIEFIRDEYSQSLPRTRIEMEKPEQPKA; translated from the coding sequence ATGACTTATCTGGCAGTAATAGACCAATTCACCCAATGGCTCGACAGCATAAAATACTACGCTGTTTTCTTCATAGCCTTAATGCTCGCGGCGTTTATCATCAATTTTATCCTCTTCAAAGTGATGCAGCGTATGGGAGATAGAATCAGATATCTCCCCTGCAATTCATTCACAAAACACTGTTCAAAGCCGCTCAAATGGGTGCTTATCCTCACGGCGTTGAGTATCTTTATTAAATTCACTCCCATGAAATCCGGCACGGCAGATATTGTCAGCCATTTTATGACACTTGCCATAATCGCCGTCGGAGCGTGGCTTATAATAAAACTCACATACGTTCTTGACGATTTTGTAACAGCCCGCTTCAGTGTTGACAAAAAAGACAATCTCAGGGCCCGAAAGGTTCAAACCCAGCTGCATGTCACAAAACGCATTATTATTGTAATCGTCAGCACAATCGCCATAGGAGCAATGCTGATGACATTTGAAAACATACGCCAGATAGGCACTGCCATACTGGCATCTGCAGGAATCATAGGTATCATAGTCGGCATGGCCGCGCAGCGTACATTGGGCAATTTTATCGCGGGCCTGCAGATTGCCTTCACCCAGCCGATCCGAATCGACGATGTCGTCATTGTTGAAAACGAATGGGGCAGAATCGAGGAGATCAACCTCACCTACGTTGTAGTAAAAATATGGGACCAGCGGCGTCTGATCGTTCCTATAAATTACTTCATAGAAAACAGCTTTCAGAACTGGACACGAACGTCTTCTGATATCCTCGGCACGGTATATATCTATACAGATTACAGGGTGCCTGTCGAAGCCATCCGCAAACAGCTCCAGTCAATCCTCGAAGAATCAGAGCACTGGGACAAAAAGGTATGCGTACTTCAGGTTACAAACGCTACTGAAAGCTCCGTTGAGCTTAGAGCACTGATGAGCGCCCAGGACGCATCTACCGCCTGGACACTTCGCTGCCAGGTACGTGAAAAGCTCATAGAGTTTATCAGAGACGAATACAGCCAGAGCCTGCCCAGAACGCGTATCGAGATGGAAAAGCCCGAACAGCCCAAAGCCTGA